One segment of Babesia bigemina genome assembly Bbig001, chromosome : II DNA contains the following:
- a CDS encoding p36 protein, putative produces MSDAMDAFHAVMFACIANKEFQGISAEESADKFVTLLEQNGIKCIASDFDATMISNHSGGYCDPNVDVDVLSSVTEHFKAMGRRLKRSHIKLVIVTFSDDTHVKDHPVYISGARMVNKALEYSDCDARIEKVYDFYPRYWEDPSRYKLLGLNAPMPRCKEYHLNRICEDFGFKMNEIILIDDDIQNCKNAKEIGASALHVTHEGFNLAEVELV; encoded by the exons ATGAGTGACGCCATGGATGCCTTCCATGCCGTCATGTTTGCGTGTATTGCAAACAAGGAGTTCCAAGGAATCTCTGCCGAGGAGTCTGCTGACAAATTCGTCACTCTTCTCGAGCAGAATGGCATCAAATGTATCGCGTCAGACTTCGACGCCACCATGATCTCCAACCACTCCG GTGGCTACTGTGACCCTAACGTCGACGTGGACGTGCTCTCCTCAGTCACTGAGCACTTCAAAGCGATGGGAAGGCGCCTCAAGCGCAGTCACATTAAGCTAGTGATCGTCACCTTCTCCGACGACACGCACGTGAAGGACCACCCCGTGTACATTAGCGGCGCGCGCATGGTGAACAAGGCGCTGGAGTATAGCGATTGCGATGCGCGCATCGAGAAGGTTTACGACTTTTACCCTAG GTACTGGGAAGACCCGTCGCGCTACAAGCTGCTCGGCCTCAACGCCCCCATGCCCAGGTGCAAGGAGTACCATCTCAACCGG ATTTGCGAGGACTTCGGCTTCAAGATGAACGAGATCATCCTGATTGACGACGACATCCAAAACTGCAAAAACGCGAAGGAAATCGGCGCGTCCGCACTTCACGTGACGCACGAAGGCTTCAATCTCGCAGAAGTAGAATTAGTTTGA
- a CDS encoding peptide chain release factor 2, putative, with protein MLLLALLPLVFRESLSMSTSIIAPLFRRELRLALPLSGRWLQDPGLSFLSRAPLATRATRPAAKSTANSGSTLDLCQYDRNDCRVTITAGVGGTEAFDFCKILGRMYKRFIHHYSPPDSWDRDRYGDLPKSLRYVECDAVPGDKVGYRMLEFEVQGEYAYKLFKGEKGTHRLVRNSPYNAMRKRQTTFSSVQVVPMLSESDQDVQRYHSSRQVTDRDVTVETMRSGGKGGQNVNKVETAVRVTHKKTGLSVRVQTERSQAQNREIAMKRLGEMVDAHYKDQLREKCEELRGEEVDADWGKHMRSYILNPEQRFKDHRTDWETAECSTES; from the exons ATGTTGTTGTTGGCGTTGCTGCCACTTGTTTTCCGCGAATCGCTGTCTATGAGCACCTCCATCATCGCGCCGCTGTTCCGACGCGAGCTGCGGCTGGCGCTGCCCCTGAGCGGGCGCTGGCTCCAGGATCCCGGCCTCAGCTTCTTATCCCG AGCTCCGCTGGCCACGAGAGCCACCCGACCCGCTGCCAAGTCCACCGCAAACAGTGGGAGCACCCTGGATCTCTGCCAATACGACAGAAATGACTGCCGAGTCACCATCACCGCAG GCGTCGGCGGAACGGAAGCCTTCGACTTCTGTAAGATTCTCGGGCGCATGTACAAGCGGTTCATACACCACTACTCTCCGCCCGATAGCTGGGACCGCGACCGTTACGGCGATCTGCCGAAGTCGCTGAGGTACGTCGAGTGCGACGCGGTCCCCGGGGACAAGGTTGGGTATCGCATGCTAGAGTTCGAGGTGCAGGGAGAATACGCCTACAAGCTCTTCAAGGGGGAAAAGGGCACCCACCGCCTCGTACGCAACTCACCGTACAACGCGATGCGTAAGCGGCAGACCACGTTCAGCAGCGTGCAAGTCGTCCCCATGCTGTCGGAGTCCGACCAGGACGTGCAGCGCTACCACAGCTCACGCCAGGTCACAGATCGCGACGTTACCGTCGAAACGATGCGGAGCGGTGGTAAAGGCGGCCAGAATGTGAACAAGGTCGAGACGGCTG TGCGTGTAACCCACAAGAAGACGGGGCTCTCCGTGCGGGTGCAGACGGAGCGGTCGCAGGCGCAGAACCGCGAGATAGCGATGAAGCGGCTGGGCGAGATGGTGGACGCACATTATAAG GACCAGCTCCGCGAGAAGTGCGAGGAGCTGCGAGGCGAAGAGGTGGATGCGGACTGGGGGAAGCACATGCGCAGCTACATCCTGAACCCGGAACAGCGTTTCAAGGACCATCGCACCGACTGGGAGACGGCGGAG TGCTCGACGGAGAGTTGA